A genomic region of Oncorhynchus mykiss isolate Arlee chromosome 2, USDA_OmykA_1.1, whole genome shotgun sequence contains the following coding sequences:
- the LOC110490045 gene encoding POU domain, class 3, transcription factor 2: MATTASNHYNILTSSASIVHSEPGSMQQASAYRDAQTLLQSDYSLQSNSHPLSHAHQWITALSHGEGAPWSTSPLGDQDIKPAVQGTRDEMHSSNNLQHQHQPRPPHLVHQSHGNHHDARTWRTTAAHIPSMATSNGQSLIYSQPGFGVNGLIPGSGQGMHHHNLRDAHEDHHSPHLSDHGHQASQHQQQSHHDHSDEDTPTSDDLEQFAKQFKQRRIKLGFTQADVGLALGTLYGNVFSQTTICRFEALQLSFKNMCKLKPLLNKWLEEADSTSGSPTSLDKIAAQGRKRKKRTSIEVSVKGALETHFLKCPKPAAAEITSLADGLQLEKEVVRVWFCNRRQKEKRMTPPGGPLPGTEDVYGDTPPHHGVQTPVQ, encoded by the coding sequence ATGGCGACCACAGCGTCTAATCATTACAATATCCTTACCTCCAGCGCATCCATTGTGCACTCGGAGCCCGGGAGCATGCAGCAAGCATCGGCGTACAGGGACGCGCAGACCCTGTTGCAGAGTGACTACTCATTGCAGAGCAACAGTCACCCGCTCAGCCACGCGCACCAGTGGATAACGGCACTGTCGCACGGAGAGGGAGCTCCGTGGTCAACCAGTCCTCTCGGCGACCAGGACATCAAACCCGCGGTGCAGGGCACCAGAGACGAGATGCACAGCTCCAACAACCTGCAGCACCAGCACCAGCCGCGACCGCCCCACCTGGTGCACCAGTCGCATGGGAACCACCACGACGCCCGAACGTGGAGAACTACCGCAGCCCACATACCCAGCATGGCAACATCCAATGGCCAGAGCCTTATTTATTCACAGCCCGGATTCGGCGTCAACGGCCTGATTCCAGGCAGCGGACAGGGGATGCATCACCACAACCTAAGAGACGCACACGAAGACCACCACAGCCCGCATCTCAGCGACCACGGCCACCAGGCGTCCCAACACCAGCAACAGAGTCACCACGACCATTCGGACGAGGATACACCGACCTCGGACGACTTGGAGCAGTTCGCCAAACAGTTTAAGCAGCGGAGGATCAAGCTGGGCTTCACTCAGGCTGACGTCGGACTCGCCTTGGGAACGCTGTATGGAAATGTGTTTTCCCAAACCACTATTTGCAGGTTCGAGGCCCTGCAGCTCAGCTTCAAAAACATGTGTAAGCTCAAGCCTTTGTTGAACAAGTGGTTGGAAGAAGCGGATTCCACCTCGGGCAGCCCAACCAGCTTGGACAAAATCGCTGCACAGGGGAGGAAAAGGAAAAAACGTACCTCTATCGAGGTAAGCGTAAAAGGGGCTTTGGAGACCCATTTCTTGAAGTGTCCTAAACCCGCAGCGGCGGAAATTACTTCACTGGCGGACGGTCTACAGCTGGAGAAAGAGGTGGTGAGGGTTTGGTTTTGTaacaggagacagaaagagaaacggATGACTCCTCCCGGTGGACCGCTTCCTGGAACGGAGGATGTGTATGGGGACACACCGCCACATCATGGAGTCCAAACACCGGTTCAATGA